One Simonsiella muelleri ATCC 29453 DNA window includes the following coding sequences:
- a CDS encoding bacteriocin, with protein MKELNIKDMTLVSGGVQWDKVGAGLGAVGIGLALYY; from the coding sequence ATGAAAGAATTAAATATTAAAGATATGACTTTAGTTTCTGGTGGAGTTCAATGGGATAAAGTAGGTGCAGGATTAGGTGCAGTTGGAATAGGATTAGCTCTATATTATTGA
- a CDS encoding thiamine ABC transporter substrate-binding protein, with the protein MKSNRILSTIITLLLANQALAATEIRLATHDSFDLPKELIAEFEQKNDAKISIIKAGDGNELLNKLIISKRKPIADVVYGLDNGNILKANAENLLADKQPESAPTVVSMPHALAVDFGFVAINYDKKWFKEKGLALPKTLADLAKPEYKNLLVTPNPATSTPAMAFLLANIGGLGEEQAFDWWKQMRNNGVKVTKGWSEAYYKEFSLNGGSRPMMVGYSSSPAAEVFYSKGKLSTPNMGNLFLVGGVYRQMEGVAVLNGAQQPELAAKLAQYLQSDKVQRAVPTSMWVYPAVKNVPLAAVMVHSSVPTAHYAPHDKRVFANYKTWLSRWNKTVLK; encoded by the coding sequence ATGAAATCAAATCGCATTTTGTCTACAATCATCACGCTGTTATTGGCTAATCAAGCTCTTGCTGCCACAGAAATTCGGCTCGCCACACACGATAGCTTTGATTTACCCAAAGAATTAATTGCCGAATTTGAACAAAAAAATGATGCCAAAATCAGCATCATCAAAGCTGGTGATGGCAATGAATTGCTCAATAAATTAATCATCAGCAAACGCAAACCCATCGCTGATGTTGTCTACGGTTTAGACAACGGCAATATTTTAAAAGCAAATGCTGAAAATTTATTAGCAGACAAGCAGCCTGAAAGCGCACCAACCGTTGTATCGATGCCCCATGCGTTGGCGGTGGATTTCGGTTTTGTGGCAATCAATTACGATAAAAAATGGTTTAAAGAGAAAGGATTGGCATTACCCAAAACACTGGCTGATTTGGCAAAACCCGAATACAAAAATTTACTGGTAACACCTAATCCAGCCACTTCCACACCAGCAATGGCGTTTTTGTTGGCAAATATCGGTGGTTTAGGCGAAGAGCAAGCCTTTGATTGGTGGAAACAAATGCGCAACAACGGCGTGAAAGTAACCAAAGGTTGGTCTGAGGCATATTACAAAGAATTTTCATTGAATGGCGGTTCACGTCCGATGATGGTGGGCTATTCCAGCAGCCCAGCGGCGGAAGTGTTCTACAGCAAAGGGAAGTTATCCACACCCAATATGGGCAATTTATTTTTAGTAGGTGGCGTGTATCGTCAAATGGAAGGTGTAGCGGTACTCAACGGCGCACAGCAACCTGAATTAGCAGCAAAATTAGCACAATATTTGCAAAGCGACAAAGTACAACGTGCCGTGCCAACGAGTATGTGGGTATATCCTGCGGTCAAAAATGTGCCTTTGGCGGCAGTCATGGTGCATTCTAGCGTACCGACTGCGCATTACGCCCCCCATGACAAACGCGTTTTTGCAAATTACAAAACATGGTTAAGTCGTTGGAATAAGACCGTTTTAAAATAA
- a CDS encoding site-specific recombinase has protein sequence MKWLIESPSLKQSITTHLADNNAFALLQDLAQRMRRRKGKYAAQTIHELHILLNQNHELCTKIAKLLVDWLCGLRLYPLFISAGIFSRDGFRSELLARWYEKINPSYKDVSDLRDVFTLLFSSADDCHWLDAVPNRDWLALLNILRQHTSEHDRDTIQRYIYKEGLHALEMLSIWVAAEALEPDLLRLDKKLLDLDSPFVALKREITPWIEAHVTQTEFDDRHLYVMLNQCHKQVEKLRKKGTGTGAGSSMSVAHLLERLEQTLNRITLLLNVFSRNKITPQRVLHLAGTLAHAAAAQHSLTRLWKSSVKMLSRSITQNTSHHGEHYISRNKKEYMAMFYSAAGGGVLIALMSWFKIYLGTQIHNHFWLAVASGLNYGIGFMIIYMLGLTVATKQPAMTASRFAAAVERNDKGKAIDKKLANLLVDVLRSQSVAVFGNVFVAITLASVIAGCLALIRHQPMLDAEQVAYQLKAINPLKSSLWYAAIAGVWLFCSGIISGFFDNRCDYLNLRMRLRHHPILKIMLPEKARAKLADYMHHNYGSLMGNLCFGMLLGMTGFVGHATGLPLDIRHVAFSSANVGYAVVSGGLSFGQFLQALCFVLMIGAVNLWVSFSITLWVALRSRETTIDSWWGIVRDLRQIIKERPLSLFLPLQLPSESVAKKTETKKENGTSSE, from the coding sequence ATGAAATGGTTGATTGAATCACCCAGTTTGAAACAAAGCATCACAACACATTTGGCGGATAATAACGCGTTTGCATTGCTCCAAGATTTAGCCCAACGAATGCGCCGCCGTAAAGGCAAATACGCCGCCCAAACCATTCATGAATTACACATTCTTTTGAATCAAAACCATGAATTGTGTACCAAAATTGCCAAATTATTGGTAGATTGGTTGTGTGGTTTGCGTTTGTATCCGCTGTTTATTAGTGCGGGGATTTTTTCGCGTGATGGTTTTCGCAGTGAATTGCTGGCGCGTTGGTACGAAAAAATTAACCCATCATACAAAGACGTGAGTGATTTGCGCGATGTGTTCACTTTGCTTTTTTCGTCTGCAGACGATTGTCATTGGTTGGACGCAGTGCCGAATCGGGATTGGTTGGCGTTGTTGAATATTTTGCGCCAACACACGTCCGAACATGACCGCGATACCATTCAACGCTATATTTATAAAGAAGGTTTGCACGCTTTAGAAATGTTGTCCATTTGGGTTGCAGCAGAAGCATTAGAACCTGATTTATTGCGCTTAGACAAAAAACTATTGGATTTGGACAGCCCATTTGTTGCACTCAAACGCGAAATCACCCCATGGATTGAAGCACACGTTACTCAAACCGAATTCGATGACCGTCATTTGTATGTGATGCTCAATCAGTGTCACAAGCAAGTAGAAAAATTACGCAAAAAAGGTACTGGCACAGGCGCAGGTTCGTCCATGAGTGTGGCACATTTATTGGAGCGACTGGAACAAACATTAAACCGCATCACATTATTATTGAATGTGTTTTCGCGAAACAAAATCACACCGCAACGCGTTTTGCACTTGGCTGGCACATTGGCACACGCCGCCGCCGCCCAACATAGTTTAACGCGCTTATGGAAAAGCAGCGTGAAAATGCTCTCGCGCAGCATCACACAAAACACCAGTCATCATGGTGAACACTACATTTCGCGTAACAAAAAAGAATACATGGCGATGTTTTATTCAGCGGCTGGCGGTGGAGTATTAATCGCGTTGATGTCGTGGTTTAAAATTTATTTAGGCACACAAATTCACAATCATTTTTGGTTGGCCGTAGCAAGCGGTTTAAATTATGGAATTGGTTTCATGATAATTTATATGTTGGGCTTGACGGTGGCAACCAAGCAACCTGCTATGACGGCATCACGTTTTGCGGCTGCGGTGGAACGCAACGACAAAGGTAAAGCAATTGACAAAAAATTAGCAAATTTATTGGTAGATGTGTTGCGTTCGCAAAGTGTGGCGGTGTTTGGCAATGTGTTTGTGGCGATTACTTTAGCCAGTGTGATTGCAGGCTGCCTTGCGCTGATTCGTCATCAACCGATGTTGGACGCGGAACAAGTCGCGTATCAATTAAAAGCAATTAATCCGTTGAAATCATCGTTGTGGTATGCGGCGATTGCGGGGGTTTGGTTATTTTGTTCGGGAATTATTTCGGGCTTTTTTGACAACCGATGTGATTATTTAAATTTGCGAATGCGTTTACGTCATCATCCAATTTTGAAAATCATGCTGCCTGAAAAAGCGCGGGCGAAATTGGCGGATTATATGCACCATAATTATGGTTCGCTGATGGGAAATTTGTGTTTTGGTATGTTATTGGGCATGACGGGCTTTGTGGGACACGCCACAGGTTTGCCGTTAGATATCCGTCACGTGGCGTTTTCGTCTGCGAATGTGGGATATGCGGTGGTGAGTGGTGGCTTATCGTTTGGGCAATTTTTGCAGGCGTTGTGTTTTGTGTTGATGATTGGTGCGGTGAATTTATGGGTGAGTTTTTCGATTACATTATGGGTGGCATTGCGTTCACGTGAAACGACCATTGATAGTTGGTGGGGGATTGTGCGTGATTTGCGTCAAATCATCAAAGAGCGACCGTTGAGTTTATTTTTGCCATTGCAATTGCCGTCCGAATCAGTCGCGAAAAAAACCGAAACCAAAAAAGAAAACGGTACATCCAGCGAATAA
- a CDS encoding DUF3079 domain-containing protein: MAKKFPIAPKHPERICWGCDKYCVADDLQCGNGCERIQHPIELDGAEWYKKGDWSNLLSPEQMQELNLVPIVPESTPKPHIKLPVKKN; encoded by the coding sequence ATGGCTAAAAAATTTCCCATTGCCCCCAAACACCCCGAACGTATCTGCTGGGGCTGTGATAAATATTGCGTCGCAGACGATTTACAATGCGGTAACGGTTGCGAACGCATTCAACACCCCATAGAATTAGACGGCGCAGAATGGTACAAAAAGGGCGATTGGTCGAATTTACTTTCGCCCGAACAAATGCAAGAGCTGAATTTAGTCCCCATTGTCCCCGAATCCACACCCAAACCACACATTAAATTACCCGTCAAAAAAAATTAA
- a CDS encoding ABC transporter ATP-binding protein, which produces MKNKLNQIFTYFESRINPYPDNQPVTPHKGLFPFIWSCLDGMRGWVLMLAIFSAGNGILEALLFQFMGKLVDWLGKFSPQNLLSEHGWAMLGMALVLVFSVLWRFINSTVRLQTLQGVFPMRLRWNFHRLMLAQSLGFYQDEFAGRVSAKVMQTALSVREVVMTIVGMMVYVLVYFLSTGVILVSLDGWLLVPFIMWITLFGLTMKLLIPKLAKTAQRQADARSLMTGRITDAYSNITTVKLFSHGAREARYAKESMEEFMLTVHAQMRLATLLDTCTFAVNAFLTLSTAVVGVWLWHSGSVSAGAVAVAITMAFRINGLSQYIMWESAMLFENIGTVTDGMTTLSKPHTILDKPAALPLKVEHGAISFEHVDFSYESGKPLLNGFNLNIKAGEKVGLIGRSGAGKSTIVNLLLRFYEPQSGTIKIDGQNVNDVTQESLRAQIGLVTQDTSLLHRSVRENIIYGRPNATDEEMFQAALKAEAADFIPQLSDAKGRTGYDAHVGERGVKLSGGQRQRIAIARVMLKDAPILLLDEATSALDSEVEAAIQQSLDKMMDGKTVIAIAHRLSTIAAMDRLIVLDKGRIVEEGTHTQLLEKGGLYAKLWAHQSGGFLPEHVEH; this is translated from the coding sequence ATGAAAAATAAATTAAATCAAATTTTTACCTACTTCGAATCACGAATTAATCCCTATCCCGATAATCAACCTGTTACGCCACACAAAGGTTTGTTTCCATTTATTTGGAGTTGTTTAGACGGTATGCGTGGTTGGGTGTTGATGCTGGCGATTTTTTCGGCTGGTAACGGCATTTTGGAAGCATTGCTGTTTCAGTTTATGGGCAAACTGGTGGATTGGCTGGGCAAGTTTTCGCCACAAAATTTATTGAGCGAACATGGCTGGGCGATGTTGGGTATGGCGTTGGTGTTGGTGTTTTCGGTATTGTGGCGGTTTATCAATTCTACGGTGCGTTTACAGACGCTACAAGGTGTATTTCCGATGCGTTTGCGTTGGAATTTCCATCGTTTGATGTTGGCGCAATCGCTAGGTTTTTATCAAGATGAATTTGCGGGGCGTGTGTCAGCAAAAGTGATGCAAACCGCATTATCTGTACGCGAAGTCGTGATGACGATTGTGGGCATGATGGTTTATGTGCTGGTGTATTTTTTGAGTACTGGTGTGATTTTGGTGTCATTGGATGGTTGGTTGCTTGTGCCGTTTATTATGTGGATAACTTTGTTTGGGTTGACCATGAAGCTGCTGATTCCCAAATTGGCCAAAACCGCACAACGCCAAGCCGATGCACGTAGCCTGATGACGGGGCGCATCACCGATGCGTATTCCAACATCACCACCGTGAAACTCTTCTCGCATGGCGCACGTGAAGCGCGTTACGCCAAAGAAAGCATGGAAGAATTTATGTTAACTGTCCATGCGCAAATGCGTTTGGCGACTTTGCTGGACACTTGTACTTTTGCGGTGAATGCATTTTTAACTTTATCCACAGCTGTGGTGGGTGTGTGGCTTTGGCATTCAGGCAGCGTGTCGGCAGGGGCGGTTGCGGTAGCGATTACGATGGCTTTTCGCATTAATGGTTTATCGCAATACATTATGTGGGAAAGCGCGATGTTGTTTGAAAACATTGGAACGGTAACCGATGGCATGACCACACTGTCCAAACCACACACGATTTTAGACAAACCAGCTGCTTTGCCACTCAAAGTAGAACACGGCGCAATCAGTTTTGAACACGTTGATTTTTCGTATGAGAGCGGTAAACCTTTGTTAAACGGCTTTAATTTGAATATTAAAGCAGGCGAAAAAGTTGGTTTAATCGGGCGCAGTGGCGCAGGCAAATCCACCATTGTCAATTTGTTGTTGCGATTCTACGAACCGCAAAGCGGCACGATTAAAATTGATGGGCAAAACGTCAATGACGTTACCCAAGAAAGCTTACGCGCCCAAATCGGCTTGGTTACGCAAGACACCAGCTTGCTGCATCGTTCGGTGCGTGAAAACATCATTTATGGTCGCCCCAATGCGACTGATGAGGAAATGTTTCAGGCTGCCTTAAAAGCCGAAGCGGCGGATTTTATCCCCCAATTATCTGATGCCAAAGGACGTACGGGCTACGATGCCCATGTGGGTGAACGCGGCGTGAAATTGTCGGGCGGACAACGCCAACGAATCGCGATTGCGCGAGTCATGCTCAAAGATGCGCCAATCTTGCTACTGGATGAAGCCACCAGTGCGCTAGACAGCGAAGTAGAAGCCGCGATTCAACAAAGCTTAGACAAAATGATGGACGGCAAAACCGTGATTGCCATCGCACACCGTTTGTCCACTATTGCGGCGATGGACAGATTGATTGTGCTGGACAAAGGGCGCATTGTGGAAGAAGGCACGCACACACAATTGCTGGAAAAAGGTGGCTTATACGCGAAATTGTGGGCGCACCAATCAGGTGGCTTTTTACCTGAGCATGTGGAACATTGA
- a CDS encoding DUF4258 domain-containing protein — protein sequence MDYSNNDTFHFNYRMNQRGITKGMVMMVLYYGRVQQDRYILNTRDVQSLLNAHQRKPERQPLTKDEIRLLKKILDKGGLVVVEMENRCITAYNFNSKDWWHFKPHHKPRVNC from the coding sequence ATGGATTATTCAAATAACGACACATTTCATTTTAATTACCGAATGAATCAACGTGGCATCACCAAAGGCATGGTAATGATGGTACTGTATTATGGGCGTGTACAACAAGACCGCTATATTCTGAATACGCGGGACGTGCAATCCCTATTGAACGCACACCAGCGCAAACCAGAACGCCAGCCATTAACCAAAGACGAAATTCGGTTGTTGAAAAAAATTTTGGACAAAGGTGGTTTGGTGGTGGTGGAAATGGAAAATCGGTGCATTACCGCCTACAATTTCAACAGCAAAGATTGGTGGCATTTTAAACCACACCATAAACCTCGTGTGAATTGTTAA
- the ftsE gene encoding cell division ATP-binding protein FtsE, with protein sequence MINFESVSKVYPGGFQALKNVSFTIEKGEMIFVAGHSGAGKSTILKLIAGITKPTKGRVMINNNDLSVLSDNELGYLRQHIGIVFQDHKILFDRNVLQNVLLPLRIIGYDSKTAEKRARLAIEKVGLGGRENADPISLSGGEQQRLCIARAVVHQPSLLIADEPSANLDRAYALDIMELFKTFHEVGTTVIVSAHDETLMQDYGHRILRLQEGRFAA encoded by the coding sequence ATGATTAATTTTGAATCAGTCTCCAAAGTGTATCCAGGCGGATTTCAAGCATTGAAAAATGTCAGCTTTACCATTGAAAAAGGCGAAATGATTTTCGTGGCGGGGCATTCGGGTGCAGGCAAATCCACTATTTTAAAACTCATCGCAGGCATCACCAAACCAACCAAAGGTAGAGTGATGATTAACAACAATGATTTGAGTGTGTTGTCCGATAATGAATTGGGTTATTTGCGCCAACACATTGGCATTGTGTTCCAAGACCACAAAATTTTGTTTGACCGAAATGTGTTGCAAAATGTGTTATTGCCGTTGCGAATCATCGGCTATGACAGCAAAACCGCCGAAAAACGCGCCCGTCTGGCTATTGAGAAAGTAGGCTTGGGCGGACGCGAAAACGCCGACCCAATCAGCTTGTCGGGTGGTGAACAGCAGCGTTTATGTATTGCGCGTGCGGTGGTGCATCAACCCAGTTTGTTGATTGCCGATGAACCGTCCGCTAACCTAGACCGCGCTTATGCGTTGGATATTATGGAGTTGTTCAAAACCTTTCATGAAGTTGGCACCACTGTGATTGTGTCTGCTCACGATGAAACTTTGATGCAAGATTATGGACACCGCATTTTGCGTTTACAGGAAGGACGGTTTGCTGCATGA
- a CDS encoding AAA family ATPase, whose amino-acid sequence MVAIEQLKPLFTTFLWDILYTLDGQKNFVLSEGFDNTLIAKFINADEWFNEENPYTPIAARERIKQEYNQWFVNHDFEAIWQQSIPDTLRDNVAEWVALFHLNDVEARLITFFVLLHSQNSLARFTGLLGDLDDSSACHALAVLLRLPEDKIVAAFDYKSTLKTIGILSLDSSNEYYLRSKVDVLSNKFAELMIKERLSPVDMLKMHIQAAPTTQLNLSHFNHLGVLSTAVQQHLQHVFAHQQKGCNILLHGLAGTGKTEFTRALSQAIGVELFEISWENHDGDPADRDNRLNALRMAQSILARQNVLLMFDEVEDIFDRNQRGYSLNKAWLNRHLENNAVPTVWICNQVHMIDPSAIRRFDMVIEMKSPPISTRANMIREYTSHFYNETQIQGLAEHDAIVPAILKQAHKITESLTNWQPEKMGELFHTLIKNTLQAQGNYQTLQTHSKLPEIYNVEWVNSKQDLAAIAQGIAQSGRGTLCLYGAAGTGKSAYAAWLAKQADKRLIYKRASDLLNKYVGETEQRIAAAFEEAQAENAVLVFDEVDSFLQDRRMARQSWEVTQVNEMLTQMESYNGIFVASTNLMNNLDQAALRRFDFKIEFGYLRGEQVWQLFNAYAEKFNLTVSGSLKADLIRLKNVAAGDFAVLHKQARITPFETAEAMFKALQTECALKEGAKNAMGFAV is encoded by the coding sequence ATGGTTGCAATCGAACAATTAAAACCTTTGTTTACCACTTTTTTGTGGGATATTTTATATACACTTGATGGACAAAAAAATTTTGTATTATCCGAAGGATTTGACAATACACTTATCGCTAAATTCATCAACGCCGATGAGTGGTTCAACGAAGAAAATCCTTACACCCCAATTGCGGCACGTGAACGCATTAAACAAGAATATAATCAATGGTTTGTCAATCATGATTTTGAAGCCATCTGGCAACAATCCATTCCCGACACGCTGCGCGATAATGTGGCAGAATGGGTGGCGTTGTTTCATTTGAATGATGTGGAAGCGCGGTTGATTACGTTTTTTGTGTTGCTGCACAGTCAAAATTCATTGGCGCGGTTCACGGGATTATTGGGTGATTTAGACGATTCTAGCGCGTGTCATGCGTTGGCGGTGTTGTTAAGGCTGCCTGAAGATAAAATTGTAGCTGCATTTGATTACAAATCAACATTGAAAACCATCGGCATTTTGAGTTTAGACAGCAGCAACGAATATTATTTACGCAGTAAAGTAGATGTGTTGTCTAATAAATTTGCAGAATTGATGATAAAAGAGCGTTTATCGCCTGTGGATATGTTGAAAATGCATATTCAGGCAGCACCAACTACTCAATTAAATTTATCTCATTTCAATCATTTGGGAGTATTATCCACAGCTGTACAACAGCATTTACAGCACGTTTTTGCACATCAGCAAAAAGGTTGCAACATTTTATTGCACGGTTTGGCAGGCACAGGCAAAACCGAATTTACTCGCGCCTTAAGTCAAGCGATTGGAGTAGAACTATTTGAAATTTCATGGGAAAATCACGACGGCGATCCAGCCGACCGCGACAACCGACTCAACGCATTACGCATGGCACAAAGTATTTTAGCCAGACAAAATGTGTTGTTGATGTTTGACGAAGTGGAAGACATTTTTGACCGCAATCAGCGTGGTTATTCATTAAATAAAGCGTGGTTAAATCGCCATTTGGAAAATAACGCCGTACCAACTGTTTGGATTTGCAATCAAGTTCACATGATTGACCCATCTGCGATTCGCCGTTTTGATATGGTAATTGAAATGAAATCGCCACCAATTAGCACGCGAGCCAACATGATTCGTGAATACACCAGCCATTTTTACAACGAAACACAAATTCAAGGTTTAGCGGAACATGATGCCATCGTCCCTGCCATTTTGAAACAAGCCCACAAAATCACCGAATCGCTCACAAATTGGCAGCCTGAAAAAATGGGCGAATTGTTCCACACACTCATCAAAAACACTTTGCAAGCGCAAGGCAATTATCAAACTTTGCAAACCCACAGCAAATTGCCCGAAATTTACAATGTGGAATGGGTCAACAGCAAACAAGATTTAGCCGCCATCGCGCAAGGTATTGCTCAATCAGGACGAGGGACATTGTGTTTATACGGCGCGGCAGGGACAGGCAAATCTGCTTACGCTGCATGGCTTGCCAAACAAGCCGACAAACGTTTAATTTACAAACGTGCATCGGATTTGCTGAATAAATACGTTGGCGAGACCGAGCAACGCATTGCCGCCGCATTCGAAGAAGCACAAGCGGAAAATGCAGTATTGGTGTTTGACGAAGTGGACAGCTTTTTGCAAGATAGACGCATGGCGCGACAAAGCTGGGAAGTAACCCAAGTCAATGAGATGCTCACGCAAATGGAAAGCTACAATGGGATTTTTGTGGCGAGTACCAATTTGATGAATAATTTGGATCAAGCAGCGTTGCGCCGATTTGATTTTAAGATTGAATTTGGCTATTTGCGTGGTGAACAGGTGTGGCAATTATTTAATGCGTATGCGGAAAAATTTAATTTAACGGTTTCAGGCAGCCTGAAAGCGGATTTGATTCGTCTGAAGAATGTGGCGGCTGGCGATTTTGCGGTATTACACAAGCAAGCACGGATTACACCATTTGAAACAGCTGAAGCCATGTTCAAAGCGTTGCAAACCGAATGCGCGTTAAAAGAAGGAGCGAAAAACGCCATGGGTTTTGCAGTATAA
- the ftsX gene encoding permease-like cell division protein FtsX has protein sequence MNYYLSLHVESAKRAAGYFFRQPVGTLLILAMLAMAMTLPLTLYLGVQSSQNVLNKLSETPKITVYLEPAATETDVDALKKMFTEDKRIKQATFISKEDGLEEMKNALDSQDIVSMLDDNPLPDSFVITPVSNAPDVVTTLKTEVEQFPMVESSQMDSEWMKTLYQVNDFVQKVFWFLAITLSLAFVLVAHNTIRLQILTHKEEIEITKLLGAPSSFVRRPFLYQAAWQSVLSAAISLGLSTWIMRTTQPLVKQIFEPYGINLAWRGFTPQEMLIVLVGVCALGILGAWLASSQHLFSFKAKRN, from the coding sequence ATGAATTATTATTTATCTCTCCATGTGGAAAGTGCCAAACGCGCTGCTGGGTATTTTTTCAGGCAGCCTGTCGGTACGTTGTTGATTTTGGCGATGTTGGCGATGGCAATGACTTTGCCACTGACGTTGTATTTAGGCGTACAAAGCAGCCAAAACGTATTAAATAAATTAAGCGAAACGCCTAAAATTACCGTGTATTTAGAACCCGCCGCCACCGAAACCGATGTAGATGCGCTGAAAAAAATGTTTACCGAAGACAAACGCATCAAACAAGCCACTTTTATTTCTAAAGAAGATGGTTTGGAAGAAATGAAAAATGCGTTGGATTCACAAGACATCGTGTCCATGTTAGACGACAATCCCTTGCCTGATTCATTTGTGATAACACCCGTGAGTAATGCACCCGATGTGGTTACCACGCTCAAAACCGAAGTGGAACAATTCCCCATGGTGGAAAGCAGCCAAATGGATTCGGAATGGATGAAAACCTTGTATCAAGTGAATGACTTTGTGCAAAAAGTGTTTTGGTTTTTGGCAATTACGTTGAGTTTGGCGTTTGTGTTGGTGGCACATAACACGATTCGTCTGCAAATTTTGACCCACAAAGAAGAAATTGAAATTACCAAATTGTTGGGTGCGCCATCGTCATTTGTGCGCCGTCCCTTTTTGTACCAAGCGGCGTGGCAGAGTGTGTTGTCAGCGGCGATTAGTTTGGGTTTGAGTACTTGGATTATGCGAACAACGCAACCGCTCGTGAAACAAATTTTTGAACCTTATGGCATCAATTTGGCGTGGCGTGGATTTACACCACAGGAAATGTTGATTGTATTGGTGGGGGTATGTGCGTTGGGTATTTTGGGGGCGTGGTTGGCATCATCGCAGCATTTGTTTAGTTTCAAAGCCAAACGCAATTAA
- the gnd gene encoding decarboxylating NADP(+)-dependent phosphogluconate dehydrogenase — MKGDIGVIGLAVMGQNLILNMNDKGFTVVAYNRTVEKVDEFLNNAAKNTRIIGAYSLQELVDNLKKPRKIMMMVRAGQAVDDLIAQLIPYLDEGDILIDGGNANYPDTNRRCEELAARGLRFIGAGVSGGEEGARHGPSIMPGGHASAWEYMKPIFQAIAAKTPDGEPCCDWVGDNGAGHFVKMVHNGIEYGDMQLICEAYQFMKDGLGMNYDEMHEAFKSWKNTELNSYLIDITTDILAFKDEDGKPLVEKILDTAGQKGTGKWTGINALDMGVPLTLISEAVFARCVSSFKAQRVAAAQWYPHQVEKVSGSREQWLEALRLSLLASKIISYAQGFMLMMQASQNFNWHLNYGNTALLWREGCIIRSVFLGNIRDAYEKNPELVWLGQDDYFRDILHNALPQWRKVVAKSIELGIPMPCMAAAITFLDSYTSAHLPANLLQAQRDYFGAHTYERIDAPRGQFFHTNWTGMGGDTASSTYDV; from the coding sequence ATGAAAGGCGATATTGGCGTAATTGGTTTGGCCGTGATGGGGCAAAACTTGATTTTGAATATGAATGACAAAGGTTTCACGGTTGTGGCGTATAACCGCACAGTGGAAAAAGTAGATGAATTTTTAAACAATGCAGCTAAAAATACCCGAATCATCGGCGCATACAGTTTACAAGAGCTTGTGGATAATTTAAAAAAACCACGTAAAATTATGATGATGGTTCGCGCAGGTCAAGCTGTTGATGATTTAATTGCCCAATTAATTCCCTATTTGGACGAAGGCGATATTTTGATTGACGGTGGCAATGCCAACTATCCCGATACCAATCGCCGTTGTGAAGAATTGGCGGCAAGAGGTTTGCGCTTTATTGGTGCAGGGGTGTCAGGTGGCGAAGAAGGGGCGCGTCATGGCCCATCAATTATGCCTGGTGGACACGCATCGGCTTGGGAATATATGAAACCGATTTTTCAAGCCATTGCAGCCAAAACACCAGATGGCGAACCTTGTTGCGATTGGGTCGGCGACAACGGCGCAGGGCATTTTGTTAAAATGGTACACAATGGGATTGAATACGGTGATATGCAACTGATTTGCGAAGCCTATCAATTCATGAAAGATGGCTTAGGCATGAATTACGATGAAATGCACGAAGCGTTTAAATCATGGAAAAACACAGAATTAAATTCATACCTAATTGACATTACAACCGATATTTTGGCATTCAAAGATGAAGATGGTAAACCATTGGTTGAGAAAATTTTGGATACCGCAGGACAAAAAGGTACAGGCAAATGGACAGGCATCAATGCGCTGGATATGGGTGTGCCACTTACTTTGATTTCAGAAGCGGTGTTTGCTCGTTGTGTGTCGTCATTCAAAGCGCAGCGCGTGGCGGCGGCGCAATGGTATCCACATCAAGTAGAGAAAGTTTCAGGCAGTCGTGAACAATGGTTGGAAGCATTACGTTTATCGCTGCTTGCCAGCAAAATCATTTCGTATGCGCAAGGTTTTATGTTGATGATGCAAGCAAGTCAAAATTTCAATTGGCATTTAAATTATGGCAATACAGCTTTGTTGTGGCGCGAAGGCTGCATTATTCGCAGCGTGTTTTTGGGCAATATTCGTGATGCTTATGAGAAAAATCCAGAGCTGGTGTGGTTGGGGCAGGACGATTATTTCCGTGATATTTTGCACAACGCTTTACCGCAATGGCGTAAAGTAGTGGCAAAATCCATTGAATTGGGTATTCCGATGCCATGTATGGCGGCGGCAATTACATTCTTGGACAGCTACACATCTGCACATTTGCCAGCCAATTTATTGCAAGCACAACGTGATTACTTTGGCGCGCACACTTACGAGCGCATTGATGCACCACGCGGTCAATTTTTCCACACCAATTGGACGGGTATGGGGGGCGATACTGCATCCAGCACTTATGATGTGTAA